The genomic interval TAATTTTATATTTTCTCCCGTTGGACTAGGTGCTATTTGTCTGATAATCGTTGCAATATTAGTTAATAATCTTTCCAATGAACGCAAATATCCAGACTATTGGTTTTAACACAACCTAGCCGTTAACTTTGCGCGAGGCCATCGCCGCTATTCGATCCTTATGGACCTGATCACTGCCGGCTTTAGAATATTCCTTTCTTGCAAACCTTGCGATATGCGAAAAAGCATAGAAGGTCTTGCCGCATTGGTACAGACGCAGTTACAAATGGGCCCTTTTGACAATTGTCTTTATGTGTTCTGTAACCGAAAATGTGACAAATGTAAAATTCTTCATTGGTCAAATAATGGCTGGTGGATGTACTACCGCAAGTTGAGCCGCGGCGTCTTTCGATGGAGTTTTACGAAAACAAGCAGGTCTTTGAGGT from Desulfolucanica intricata carries:
- the tnpB gene encoding IS66 family insertion sequence element accessory protein TnpB (TnpB, as the term is used for proteins encoded by IS66 family insertion elements, is considered an accessory protein, since TnpC, encoded by a neighboring gene, is a DDE family transposase.) — protein: MDLITAGFRIFLSCKPCDMRKSIEGLAALVQTQLQMGPFDNCLYVFCNRKCDKCKILHWSNNGWWMYYRKLSRGVFRWSFTKTSRSLRFPKGSLGGYWMACLWISHPHISRLNSGFFFDPNP